The Halichondria panicea chromosome 10, odHalPani1.1, whole genome shotgun sequence region CGATGTGTGTAACAACTCGATATCTGACCAATCTGAACAAGAGGAGGAGACAATCGATTTTGATGAACTTTTCTACCAGCATTGTGAATGTTGCATCAAACCCTGTGGTGAAGACTGTCCGATGTTCCCCGTTGCAACTGCTGCGCCAGCAAGCAATCAGCGCCAGCAGTTCAGAAAGCCAACACTCTCAACTCCCCTCAGCTTCTACAATCCCCAGCAACAGCCTGCACCTTACAGCTACTACTGGGATCACAACACTGGTTCCTACCAATTACTGCCTGCAGTACAGCCTCAGCCATACAGGTACTCACCTGCCGATGGACAATACACCGACTCACCACTCATTCTGAGCACTGGCTATCTCAACGTTCAAGTTCACAACAGTATTTACGCACACGATTACTACAATGCCTATGTGGCCAACATGTACCGACTATACTCCTCTGCTGGCTATAAAGTCTCTTCAACTCCAGACCAAGGCCTTGAAATGCCAAACGACTACTACAATGCCTACGTGGCCAACATGTACCAGCTCTACTCCTCTGCTGGCTATGAAGTCCCCTCGACTCCAGACCAAGGTCTTGAAATGCCAATGAGCGACAGGAAGAAGAGAAAGATGCTTCGAGAGCAGGAAAGAAGCAAGGCTGCACTTCAGGAAATCCTCGCCACCTTAGCCGCAAGTATTCAGCCAACCTACACACCGGACACTAACTCCTACTATCAAGGCAATGGCTATCAGCAGTCTATGGTCAACTTGACTGGACAGGTAGCCTACAATCCCTACCACTACAGTGCTCCTGCCCAATATCAAGGAAGTCCAAGCCAGCCACCAACAGTTCAACACGATCAGTGCAGTGCGAATGCAAACAGTGCAAAGTATGACACATCAATGATTGGTTTGCTAAAATATGCTGCTAACTTCAAGGCTCCGTTTTAGAATTGAACTTTAATGGACTTTTTGCCAATTAATTTTTTaacacatcataattattttcagtATGTTTTGCATAAATATATTTTTTTGAAGTGTTAGCAAGAGCGGATGAGGGGAACTTCAAAATCCTCTCTGATAGGCCCATTTTTCCAACAGTAATGTGTTAGTTCTACCGATGACCTTTCCCTGCAAATGGCTGCTAAATGGGCGTGTCAGTGATCCTGTCACACCCACTATCAGTAATTAAAAAACTTTGCAAAAGATGGCAACTGATGGTGGAGCAGCAAGAAGCTTTAGAGAACATGAATTCAAGGTCCCTGAGCGACTGGTTAAAAAGAATGAAGACATGCAGAGATGGGAAAGTTCTCAGGTACGTTAGCAAACGGCTTCTACATGACAAATGCactagctacagctagctgcTTGCTGACTCTTGCTGGGTGCCACATTTACTGATTTTATGAATGCAGGCTTACAGTGAGTTCATGGGGTTCGTGACTATAGTGAATGGTGCTGTTCGAGGATTGAATATGAAGGAGGACGTGCCCTGCTCCccggtgagtgtgtgtgtgggcgtggagGTGTTGCAATTAGGGTATTTCCGTCAGCCTAATGTTGCTCATTATGATAGCTTTCACTGTATGCAATAGTGATTCCTATGTGTTGACTAATGACTGCTATAAATAGTATCAGGAGTCATACACTCGAGTTATGATACACTCCTGATAGTTAATGCACTGAGTTGTCTATTGTGACGTCTGCTAAGATTCCTATGTGCTCTGTTACTCCGAGGGGAGAACAGACCTCCCCCCAcatacctcccccccccacacacacacacaccacacacacaccacacaggcTGTGGACAAGTTGCTGTCCCTTATCTCCAAACTGTCTCATTGGGCAAAGGAGATCCCACTGAGTGAGGAGTCCCACCAGAGATTCGGAAACAAAGCCTTTAAAACATGGTGGGAGAAAGTTGGAGATGTAAGTTGCTTTTAAGTACagtgatctttacctattaATTCATGTCCTTTTGTATACACATAATAGTATAGCCTACACTTAAAACAGTAGTTACACTGTAGACCTCAGAATACGTGTTGTGAattgtggggggggggggcgtaTAAACCTTCGGACCCCTCAATTTGAATCCTGTTCAAAATTTTAGAGAGCAATATGTAAATGGTTTTACTGCATGTTTGTGATTAGATCGATCATTGTAATAATAGCCTCTATGGGTAATGactactgttacagtagccaTCTCCTTGCctctacagaatgcatctgtTCTGATTGGAGACCTTCTCCCTGAAGATGTAAAGGGAGCTGTCGTGGAACTTGAAGTGTACTTCAGACGTGAGTACAACTGAAgattgtgtataataatagtccctgtgcatgtgtgcagtcTACGATGTAGATACAGTAGAGCTTTTAGTTAGGTCGAAAGGCCAAGGCCCTCGATGTTGACTGTCGTTTTTTTCTTCCTCACAGAGAGCTTTGGAAACTCGACCAGAATCGACTATGGTACTGGACATGAGTTCAAGTTCTGTGCCTTCCTCTGTTGTCTGGTGAAGCTGGGTGTACTCTGTGAGGCTGACGCTCCCGCCATTGCACTAAGAGTGCTCAGAGAGTGAGTACAGAATGAAGAATGAATAACTCCTAGAGGCCATGTTGGCGTGTTACCTTGTAGCTTGGTAACAGTTACC contains the following coding sequences:
- the LOC135342276 gene encoding uncharacterized protein LOC135342276, producing MAVFSKLFKSAKKFSIKTLNQTPPSSSCDHPLKNLRVKAKLLLPLVSLPDVQPALALFKAGICEKRKRKPTVTMTLSHDCISLRNHKDWAVTEAGDALLKFPYENIVTVVLTERKSEVAIVCKRPDNHYWCACLNLKTARTKGLISRTRKITGKEVQRVIERLQSNDDFSGLSKELPPLISQSNSFFYIDCSNDHLRSRSDETVGELLKESSMLSIVSSDSFYYIDYSKDNSQPELNYVDNDTLEKSITPPLSVSCSSILPAISEQTNDVCNNSISDQSEQEEETIDFDELFYQHCECCIKPCGEDCPMFPVATAAPASNQRQQFRKPTLSTPLSFYNPQQQPAPYSYYWDHNTGSYQLLPAVQPQPYRYSPADGQYTDSPLILSTGYLNVQVHNSIYAHDYYNAYVANMYRLYSSAGYKVSSTPDQGLEMPNDYYNAYVANMYQLYSSAGYEVPSTPDQGLEMPMSDRKKRKMLREQERSKAALQEILATLAASIQPTYTPDTNSYYQGNGYQQSMVNLTGQVAYNPYHYSAPAQYQGSPSQPPTVQHDQCSANANSAKYDTSMIGLLKYAANFKAPF
- the LOC135342281 gene encoding serine/threonine-protein phosphatase 2A activator-like, with the protein product MATDGGAARSFREHEFKVPERLVKKNEDMQRWESSQAYSEFMGFVTIVNGAVRGLNMKEDVPCSPAVDKLLSLISKLSHWAKEIPLSEESHQRFGNKAFKTWWEKVGDNASVLIGDLLPEDVKGAVVELEVYFRQSFGNSTRIDYGTGHEFKFCAFLCCLVKLGVLCEADAPAIALRVLRDYLELMRAMQLRFQMEPAGSHGVWGLDDFQFIPYIWGSSQLIGNPNLQPINFVDKAIAENTADEYLFMACVTFINTVKTGPFAEHSNTLWGISGLEEWTKVNSGLIKMYKAEVLGKFPVIQHFPFGTILTMDPPSG